A genomic segment from Methanomicrobium sp. W14 encodes:
- the nifS gene encoding cysteine desulfurase NifS: MEKPEEHMIYMDNAATTPVRPEVVKAMVPFMTQNFGNPSSLYTIAQVSREAVSKARGQVADAIGADPKEIYFTSCGTESDNWAVKGAAFANKNKGKHIITSSIEHHAVSYTCGWLEKQGFEVTYLPVDKYGLIDPEDVEKAIRDDTILITIMFANNEIGTIEPVAEIGRIAREKGVLFHTDAVQAAGHVPIDVSSMNIDVLSISGHKFNGPKGTGVLYIRKGVKIDPLLHGGDQERKRRAGTENVPGIVGLGLALGLSVKEMKDTNKRLTRLRDRLIDGLLKIPKSRLNGHPEKRLANNVNVIFEYIEGESILLMLNRRGVAASTGSACNSSSLEPSHVLTAIGLPQEIVHGSLRLTIGEDTTDADVDYVLKVVPEIVQKLRNMSPLTPSELRT, from the coding sequence ATGGAAAAACCAGAAGAGCATATGATTTACATGGACAACGCCGCAACGACGCCTGTAAGACCTGAGGTAGTCAAAGCGATGGTCCCTTTTATGACGCAGAACTTCGGGAACCCGTCTTCACTGTATACAATAGCACAGGTCTCACGTGAGGCCGTCTCAAAGGCACGCGGGCAGGTCGCAGACGCAATCGGAGCAGATCCTAAAGAGATATATTTCACTTCGTGCGGGACGGAATCTGACAACTGGGCGGTAAAAGGTGCTGCCTTTGCAAACAAAAACAAGGGAAAGCACATTATTACAAGTTCAATCGAGCACCATGCAGTCTCATACACCTGCGGCTGGCTTGAAAAGCAGGGCTTTGAGGTCACGTACCTTCCTGTCGACAAGTACGGGCTCATCGACCCGGAGGACGTTGAGAAAGCTATCAGGGACGATACGATTTTAATCACGATAATGTTTGCAAACAACGAAATCGGGACTATAGAGCCTGTAGCGGAAATCGGCAGAATAGCCCGTGAAAAGGGTGTTTTGTTCCACACAGACGCAGTCCAGGCGGCAGGGCATGTCCCGATAGATGTCTCCTCGATGAACATCGACGTGCTGTCGATTTCGGGCCACAAGTTCAACGGCCCGAAGGGGACTGGAGTCCTCTACATAAGAAAGGGCGTAAAGATTGACCCCCTGCTCCACGGCGGGGACCAGGAGAGAAAGAGGCGTGCAGGGACCGAAAACGTCCCCGGAATCGTCGGTCTCGGCCTGGCCCTCGGGCTTTCGGTAAAGGAGATGAAGGATACGAACAAAAGGCTTACAAGGCTTCGCGACAGGCTTATCGACGGCCTTCTGAAGATACCAAAATCGCGCCTCAACGGTCACCCTGAAAAGAGGCTTGCAAACAACGTGAATGTAATCTTCGAGTATATCGAAGGCGAGTCGATACTCCTTATGCTAAACCGCAGGGGAGTTGCGGCATCGACAGGAAGCGCCTGCAACTCGTCGTCTCTTGAGCCGTCGCATGTCCTCACTGCAATCGGTCTTCCGCAGGAGATAGTGCACGGGTCGCTTCGGCTTACAATCGGAGAGGACACGACTGATGCGGATGTCGACTACGTTTTAAAGGTTGTTCCTGAAATTGTCCAAAAGCTGAGGAACATGTCTCCTCTGACGCCTTCGGAACTGAGGACATAA
- a CDS encoding threonyl-tRNA synthetase editing domain-containing protein produces the protein MRIVFIHVDYMRYRAVKRAKSAGELEKREGGIEDGLVLFSCAEKEDEINPEFVVKSAVENVIRCLDMIGCRKVMIYPYAHLTPCLSTPETAVKILKGLEEALKREGVETERAVFGWYKELEMKSNGHPLADLSMMIRPFGKERCDFHCPFCGVPVVKEELVAVKS, from the coding sequence ATGAGGATAGTGTTCATCCACGTCGACTATATGAGGTACAGGGCGGTTAAGCGTGCAAAATCCGCCGGGGAACTGGAAAAAAGGGAGGGCGGAATTGAAGACGGGCTCGTCCTGTTTTCGTGCGCAGAAAAGGAGGACGAAATAAACCCCGAATTTGTGGTAAAAAGCGCTGTAGAAAACGTAATCAGATGTCTTGACATGATAGGCTGCAGAAAGGTCATGATTTATCCTTACGCACACCTGACCCCGTGCCTTTCAACGCCCGAAACTGCGGTTAAAATTTTAAAGGGACTTGAGGAAGCGCTTAAAAGGGAAGGGGTGGAGACGGAGCGTGCCGTTTTCGGGTGGTACAAAGAGCTTGAAATGAAGAGCAATGGTCACCCTCTTGCAGACCTCTCCATGATGATAAGGCCTTTCGGAAAGGAGAGGTGCGACTTTCACTGCCCGTTCTGTGGAGTTCCTGTAGTAAAGGAGGAGCTTGTTGCGGTAAAATCATGA
- a CDS encoding radical SAM/SPASM domain-containing protein, with translation MVFEGFPFIIGWELTLECNMRCRHCGSVAGMRRTKELSTKEALSLCDQFPDLLVREVDLTGGEPLLRDDWMQIAKHLNDLNIPVNVLTNGLVIDEKMIRKMNECKITGAGLSIDGPQNVHDRIRNYNGSYEKAVNAIKLFQEAGIGYNIITTVNRENIGFLPSMNEAFKSLGVAFWRLQPLIQTGRARKSPGLELGDSEMLSLGEFVRSQAREAESGSPEIICSDGLEYVKKTGDGERPWRGCPAGIVSCGIMSDGRIKGCLSMPDEVCEGNIRDQSLWDIWFSPDSFRYTRVFSADDAGPLCAKCEKIGECKGGCSSSSYAGTGVFHNDPSCFFRAEKKAGGIKNES, from the coding sequence ATGGTTTTTGAAGGATTCCCTTTTATAATCGGCTGGGAGCTGACTCTTGAATGCAACATGCGTTGCAGGCATTGCGGCTCTGTTGCGGGAATGAGACGTACCAAAGAGCTTTCTACAAAAGAGGCCCTGTCTCTCTGCGACCAGTTCCCTGACCTCCTTGTCCGGGAGGTTGACCTCACGGGAGGCGAGCCCCTTTTGAGAGATGACTGGATGCAGATAGCAAAACATCTTAATGACCTTAACATTCCCGTAAATGTCCTGACAAACGGGCTTGTTATAGACGAAAAGATGATCAGGAAGATGAATGAATGCAAAATTACCGGTGCGGGCCTGAGTATAGACGGTCCGCAGAATGTCCATGACCGCATTCGCAATTATAACGGCTCCTACGAAAAAGCTGTTAATGCGATAAAACTTTTCCAGGAAGCCGGGATTGGTTATAATATTATAACTACCGTAAACAGGGAAAATATCGGATTTCTTCCTTCTATGAACGAAGCCTTCAAATCTCTTGGTGTGGCTTTCTGGCGTCTTCAGCCGTTAATTCAAACCGGACGTGCACGAAAATCTCCCGGACTTGAGCTTGGCGACAGTGAGATGCTTTCACTTGGAGAATTCGTACGCAGTCAGGCCAGAGAAGCTGAGTCCGGGTCTCCGGAGATTATATGCAGCGACGGACTGGAATACGTCAAAAAGACCGGAGATGGTGAGCGGCCCTGGAGAGGATGCCCTGCCGGAATTGTATCCTGCGGGATAATGAGCGACGGACGAATAAAAGGCTGCCTTTCCATGCCTGATGAAGTGTGCGAAGGTAATATCCGTGACCAGAGTCTGTGGGATATCTGGTTTAGTCCTGATTCTTTCAGGTATACGAGAGTTTTTTCAGCAGACGATGCCGGGCCTCTGTGCGCAAAATGCGAAAAGATAGGTGAGTGCAAAGGCGGGTGTTCGTCAAGTTCATATGCCGGCACAGGAGTTTTTCATAATGATCCTTCCTGTTTTTTCAGGGCTGAAAAGAAAGCCGGCGGCATCAAAAACGAATCTTAA
- a CDS encoding PFL family protein has translation MINIFEVSETNKMIEQEKLDVRTITMGISLLDCCDSDPDTLKENIYEKITGKAKDLVRTGDEIGREFGIPIVNKRISVTPVSLFAGCACKTPKDFVEVAKTLDKAAEDTDVNFIGGFSALVSKGMTPSEENLIRSIPKAMSVTERVCSSVNVGSTRTGINMDAVRLMGEIIKETAEETKDTGSFGCAKLVVFCNAPDDNPFMAGAFHGVTEGDAVINVGVSGPGVVKHALEAVRGENFEILCETVKKTAFKVTRAGQLVAQEASERLGVPFGIVDLSLAPTPAVGDSVAGILEEMGLESVGAPGTTAALALLNDQVKKGGLMASSFVGGLSGAFIPVSEDQGMIDAVERGALTIEKLEAMTCVCSVGLDMIAIPGSTPASTISGIIADEAAIGMVNQKTTAVRLIPAVGKDVGDTLEFGGLWGHAPVQSVNRFGCEDFVNRGGRIPAPVHSFKN, from the coding sequence ATGATCAACATCTTCGAGGTGTCCGAGACTAACAAGATGATCGAGCAGGAGAAGCTTGACGTAAGAACCATAACCATGGGCATAAGTCTTCTTGACTGCTGCGATTCCGACCCAGACACCTTAAAGGAAAACATATACGAAAAGATTACAGGAAAAGCAAAGGACCTCGTCAGGACAGGTGATGAGATTGGCCGCGAATTCGGGATTCCCATAGTAAACAAGAGGATATCCGTTACACCGGTCTCACTTTTCGCGGGATGCGCATGCAAAACCCCAAAAGACTTCGTCGAAGTCGCAAAAACGCTTGACAAAGCGGCCGAAGACACAGACGTCAACTTCATAGGAGGATTTTCCGCACTCGTCTCAAAGGGGATGACCCCATCGGAGGAAAACCTCATCCGCTCGATACCGAAAGCAATGTCCGTAACCGAGAGAGTGTGCAGTTCGGTAAACGTCGGCTCGACAAGGACCGGAATAAACATGGACGCGGTCAGGCTCATGGGCGAAATAATAAAGGAGACTGCCGAGGAGACAAAGGATACAGGCTCTTTCGGCTGTGCAAAGCTCGTCGTCTTCTGCAACGCACCTGACGACAACCCGTTTATGGCCGGGGCCTTTCACGGTGTCACCGAAGGGGATGCGGTGATAAACGTTGGTGTTTCAGGTCCCGGTGTCGTAAAACACGCCCTTGAGGCCGTAAGAGGTGAAAACTTTGAAATCCTGTGTGAGACGGTGAAAAAGACCGCCTTTAAGGTCACACGTGCAGGCCAGCTCGTCGCACAGGAGGCGTCAGAGAGACTCGGCGTCCCGTTCGGAATCGTCGACCTCTCGCTTGCACCGACACCTGCGGTCGGGGACAGTGTCGCAGGAATTCTCGAGGAGATGGGACTTGAGTCAGTCGGAGCGCCGGGGACGACTGCTGCCCTCGCCCTTTTAAACGACCAGGTAAAAAAAGGCGGCTTAATGGCAAGCTCGTTTGTAGGGGGACTTTCCGGTGCATTCATCCCGGTAAGCGAGGACCAGGGGATGATCGATGCCGTGGAAAGAGGAGCTCTTACAATAGAAAAACTAGAAGCTATGACATGCGTCTGCTCGGTCGGCCTTGACATGATTGCAATTCCCGGAAGCACCCCCGCATCGACCATCTCGGGAATCATCGCCGACGAGGCGGCAATAGGCATGGTAAACCAGAAGACGACAGCGGTCAGGCTTATCCCGGCTGTGGGAAAGGACGTCGGCGACACCCTGGAATTCGGCGGCCTCTGGGGGCATGCACCTGTCCAGAGCGTAAACAGGTTCGGCTGCGAAGATTTCGTAAACCGCGGCGGAAGAATTCCGGCACCTGTACACAGTTTCAAGAATTAA
- a CDS encoding epoxyqueuosine reductase has product MDDVRSVIIIGVSVPKGAFVTLPKGRAEYTNTLMAGTATLRIIAFKAAKIIETEGFVATIAPSEGSEFGYWYADRKLLMADFSSKYAAYNAGIGNFGVNHLLITKKSGPRVRMTAILTDAPLKADDNGGLSFINEACRDCMKYIEVCPPKAITPEGVIHRERYADYMFNSLGGLRCGMCIKVCPLEKF; this is encoded by the coding sequence ATGGATGATGTCAGGTCTGTCATTATAATAGGGGTCTCCGTTCCAAAGGGGGCATTTGTGACACTTCCCAAAGGCCGTGCCGAATACACCAACACTCTTATGGCCGGGACTGCAACGTTAAGGATAATTGCGTTTAAAGCCGCAAAAATCATCGAAACTGAAGGCTTTGTCGCAACGATAGCCCCGAGCGAGGGAAGCGAGTTCGGCTACTGGTATGCGGACCGCAAACTCCTGATGGCGGATTTTTCATCCAAGTATGCCGCATATAACGCAGGAATAGGAAATTTCGGGGTGAACCACCTGCTTATAACGAAAAAGTCAGGTCCCCGGGTGCGTATGACCGCAATACTTACTGATGCTCCTCTTAAGGCCGATGACAACGGCGGGCTTTCATTCATAAACGAGGCGTGCCGTGACTGCATGAAATACATAGAAGTCTGCCCTCCAAAGGCCATTACCCCCGAAGGCGTTATCCACAGGGAGAGGTATGCAGATTATATGTTCAACTCCCTCGGGGGTCTTCGCTGCGGGATGTGCATTAAGGTCTGCCCCCTTGAGAAATTTTAA
- a CDS encoding homoserine O-acetyltransferase, whose amino-acid sequence MTEKTYAEKCRNEFPVEKGVFSYDHDFLTENGQLMPEIKLSYEIYGRLNAERSNAVLICHPLTADAHAAGFNDGDRKPGWWDIVIGPKKAFDTKKFCIICSNVLGGCKGSTGPSSVNPETGRVWGADFPVITIGDMVNAQKLMTDSFGIKCLFAVAGGSMGGMQVLQWAVSYPDMVRKAVVIASAASQGPQQIAFNAIGRRAITQDPDWNGGSYYEKTFPGRGLALARMIGHTTYLSPQSMAEKFGRDTISSQKCPESAGVPVSRAGFQVESYLDRQGGTFSERFDANSYLYITKAADLFDLKKGGSLRAAMSKAKAGFLVVAITSDWLYPPEYSEEIVSAVLENDGHAEYSEIRSHKGHDAFLIEGGQLNYILGRFLSQICSGDVMSETKTIDESDFSVEKAARLLIENGINHLPVTGKDKKICGIVTSWDIAKAVACGAGENSGIITRSVVCTGPEEPVGDAAGKMAKNQISALPVVDDDGRILGIVTGEGLSRLIGGGSL is encoded by the coding sequence ATGACAGAAAAAACTTATGCTGAAAAATGCAGGAACGAATTTCCCGTTGAAAAAGGCGTATTCTCGTATGACCACGATTTTCTGACCGAAAACGGACAGTTAATGCCTGAAATAAAACTTTCGTACGAGATTTACGGCCGGCTCAATGCCGAAAGAAGCAACGCGGTTTTGATATGTCACCCGCTTACGGCTGATGCACATGCAGCGGGCTTTAACGACGGCGACAGAAAACCCGGATGGTGGGATATAGTAATAGGGCCGAAAAAAGCGTTTGACACTAAAAAATTCTGCATAATATGCTCAAACGTCCTCGGCGGGTGTAAAGGCTCAACAGGCCCGTCATCGGTAAACCCGGAGACCGGCAGGGTATGGGGTGCGGACTTTCCCGTCATAACCATAGGTGATATGGTAAATGCCCAGAAGCTTATGACTGACTCCTTCGGCATAAAATGCCTGTTTGCCGTAGCCGGCGGTTCGATGGGGGGAATGCAGGTCCTCCAGTGGGCCGTGTCATACCCGGATATGGTCAGAAAAGCTGTTGTGATAGCGTCTGCCGCCTCCCAGGGCCCGCAGCAGATTGCATTCAATGCCATCGGGAGGAGAGCCATAACACAAGACCCTGACTGGAACGGCGGGAGTTATTACGAAAAGACCTTTCCCGGGCGGGGACTTGCCCTTGCAAGGATGATAGGGCATACCACTTACCTGAGCCCGCAGTCGATGGCAGAGAAGTTCGGGAGGGACACCATTTCATCCCAAAAATGTCCCGAAAGCGCAGGAGTCCCCGTATCACGTGCCGGATTTCAGGTCGAAAGTTATCTTGACCGCCAGGGAGGGACGTTTTCGGAGAGGTTTGACGCGAACTCTTACCTTTACATAACAAAGGCGGCCGACCTTTTCGACCTCAAAAAGGGAGGGTCTTTGCGGGCCGCAATGTCGAAAGCGAAAGCCGGATTTCTTGTTGTTGCGATAACCTCGGACTGGCTTTATCCCCCCGAATATTCGGAGGAGATAGTCTCGGCCGTTCTTGAAAACGACGGTCATGCGGAGTACTCCGAAATCCGGTCGCACAAGGGCCATGACGCTTTTCTGATAGAAGGCGGACAGCTCAACTATATTCTGGGAAGGTTTTTATCGCAGATCTGCTCAGGCGACGTGATGTCCGAAACAAAGACTATTGATGAGTCCGATTTTTCGGTTGAAAAAGCCGCCAGACTTCTCATTGAAAACGGGATAAACCACCTCCCGGTAACAGGGAAGGATAAAAAAATCTGCGGAATAGTGACTTCGTGGGATATCGCCAAGGCGGTTGCATGCGGTGCGGGCGAAAACTCCGGGATTATAACAAGGAGTGTCGTGTGCACCGGCCCGGAAGAGCCGGTCGGTGACGCCGCCGGGAAAATGGCGAAAAACCAGATATCCGCACTTCCTGTGGTGGACGACGACGGCAGAATTCTTGGTATAGTTACAGGAGAAGGTCTCAGCAGGCTTATAGGAGGAGGCAGTCTATGA
- a CDS encoding class I SAM-dependent methyltransferase encodes MRYYVMPFLYRTTTGAHRKTLEKMLCGFRDLDVLDIACGTGICERILDSSDKCTGLDISDEMLHKSSFLSEHRKIHFNPVKGDAVKLPFKDEAFDVVLCSLALHFMPDFRVSIREASRVLKKEGSFVCCCPVMQSGIILDSYWRYYYSKGRFYAPIFEKDLKETCVSCGLSYRRISKNGKLLYFTCENK; translated from the coding sequence ATGAGATATTACGTAATGCCCTTTTTGTACAGGACGACGACAGGTGCCCACCGCAAAACTCTTGAAAAAATGCTTTGCGGGTTTCGGGATTTGGACGTCCTTGATATCGCCTGCGGGACGGGAATATGCGAAAGAATTCTGGACAGTTCGGACAAATGCACGGGTCTTGACATTTCGGATGAAATGCTGCATAAAAGTTCTTTTTTATCGGAACACAGAAAAATCCACTTTAACCCTGTAAAGGGGGATGCGGTGAAGCTTCCCTTTAAGGACGAAGCCTTCGACGTTGTCTTATGCTCTCTTGCCCTTCATTTTATGCCCGATTTCAGGGTAAGCATCAGGGAGGCGTCGCGTGTCCTGAAAAAGGAAGGCTCTTTTGTGTGCTGCTGCCCCGTGATGCAGAGCGGAATTATCCTTGACTCCTACTGGCGGTATTACTACAGTAAAGGCAGGTTTTATGCACCCATATTTGAAAAAGACCTGAAAGAGACATGCGTATCATGCGGTCTGTCGTACCGGCGCATCTCAAAAAACGGAAAGCTTCTCTATTTCACATGTGAAAATAAGTGA
- a CDS encoding O-acetylhomoserine aminocarboxypropyltransferase/cysteine synthase family protein, with amino-acid sequence MTKKNGEDRKYGQETLCVHAGSRPDPATGARAVPIYQTAAYVFESSKNAKNLFSLKEDGNIYTRLNNPTTKVFEDRVAAVENGIASLATSSGMSAISTAVLTFTSPGDEIVSGDKIYGGTHELFGQTFPKLGRRAVFVDSGDPAAFAEKINENTKALFVESIGNPGLEVADIEELSKISHENGIPLIVDNTVGVGLVRPIEFGADIVVHSATKYIGGHGNSLGGVITDSGKFDWTNGRFPEMTAPDESYGGLIYPDEFKNSAFIVKARVQFMRDMGPCISPFNSFLLLTGMETLQLRVKKHSENAMIIAEFLEDHPKTEWVSYPGLLSHRSHELAKKYLSGGFGPIVGLGVKGGLKAASKLVEEVRLFSHLANIGDTKSLIVHPASTTHSQLSEKERRDAGVYDNFVRLSVGIEDACDLKGDLSYALSKI; translated from the coding sequence ATGACGAAAAAAAACGGCGAAGACAGAAAATACGGGCAGGAAACTCTCTGTGTACACGCGGGGAGCAGACCTGACCCTGCAACCGGGGCAAGGGCCGTCCCGATTTACCAGACGGCGGCATATGTCTTTGAGAGTTCAAAGAACGCAAAAAACCTCTTCTCATTAAAAGAGGACGGAAACATCTACACGAGGCTGAACAACCCGACGACGAAGGTCTTCGAGGACAGGGTCGCTGCTGTTGAAAACGGTATCGCATCTCTTGCTACGTCTTCCGGGATGTCTGCGATTTCAACGGCAGTTTTGACATTCACGTCCCCGGGTGACGAAATAGTTTCGGGTGACAAGATCTACGGCGGGACGCACGAACTTTTCGGCCAGACCTTTCCTAAGCTCGGAAGGCGTGCCGTATTCGTGGACTCCGGAGACCCTGCCGCTTTTGCGGAGAAGATAAACGAAAATACAAAGGCGCTGTTCGTCGAGTCAATAGGAAATCCGGGCCTTGAAGTTGCGGACATAGAGGAGCTTTCAAAGATATCGCATGAAAACGGGATACCACTAATAGTCGACAATACCGTTGGAGTCGGTCTGGTAAGACCGATAGAGTTCGGTGCCGACATAGTCGTCCACTCGGCGACAAAGTACATCGGCGGTCACGGAAATTCCCTCGGCGGAGTTATAACCGACTCGGGAAAGTTCGACTGGACTAACGGCAGGTTTCCGGAGATGACAGCGCCCGACGAAAGCTACGGTGGTCTCATCTACCCGGACGAGTTCAAAAATTCCGCTTTTATCGTAAAGGCAAGGGTGCAGTTCATGAGGGATATGGGGCCGTGCATATCCCCTTTCAACTCGTTTCTTCTCCTTACCGGAATGGAGACGCTTCAGCTCAGGGTGAAAAAGCACTCCGAAAACGCGATGATAATTGCCGAGTTTCTGGAAGACCACCCGAAGACGGAGTGGGTATCTTACCCCGGTCTTTTGTCCCACAGGTCGCATGAGCTTGCAAAAAAATACCTTTCAGGTGGGTTTGGTCCTATTGTCGGCCTCGGGGTAAAAGGCGGACTTAAAGCTGCATCAAAACTTGTCGAAGAGGTCAGGCTGTTTTCGCACCTTGCAAACATCGGTGATACTAAGAGCCTTATAGTCCATCCTGCCTCGACTACGCATTCACAGCTTTCCGAAAAGGAGAGGCGGGATGCAGGAGTATACGACAATTTCGTGAGGCTTTCGGTCGGAATAGAAGATGCATGCGACCTGAAAGGCGACCTCTCGTACGCACTTTCAAAGATCTGA
- a CDS encoding ACT domain-containing protein: protein MKKTIITVVGKDTVGIIAKVCTYLAKNQVNIEDISQTIVKGYFNMMMIADASESQKSFCEMAEELEKLGDEIGVKIRCQHEDIFTKMHRI, encoded by the coding sequence ATTAAAAAGACTATAATAACTGTCGTCGGAAAGGACACGGTCGGGATAATTGCAAAGGTCTGCACGTACCTTGCAAAAAACCAGGTCAACATCGAGGACATATCGCAGACGATAGTTAAGGGCTACTTCAACATGATGATGATAGCTGATGCATCCGAATCACAAAAATCGTTCTGCGAGATGGCAGAAGAGCTTGAAAAACTCGGCGACGAGATTGGCGTCAAAATCAGGTGCCAGCACGAGGACATCTTCACGAAAATGCACCGCATCTGA
- a CDS encoding winged helix-turn-helix domain-containing protein, protein MEAAFDSANEIVELKDEIFRLRSDLRRFMERSGQKHIETVLGDIKKNYAKAFEEQQIESAKSCLSSNMTKGCAMRENCYKVFMDFLQGTAKHLHDDKVSDEIINSYREQMNEIRKKCTSENCGTCFSEVFRLFEKQLDLMQSLGVYSGPEDEKSAVSDISEEKIVKDVLEPVSNVQRFQILKALVSESLSFSEISKMTGLRGGNLLFHIKKLTDSGMIFQRYERSDYIITDKGYRTLKALSGLYKSLNANHVT, encoded by the coding sequence ATGGAAGCGGCATTTGATTCCGCAAATGAAATAGTGGAGCTTAAAGACGAGATATTCAGACTGCGTTCTGATCTCAGGCGGTTCATGGAGCGGTCGGGCCAGAAGCACATAGAGACGGTTCTCGGCGACATAAAGAAGAACTACGCAAAAGCGTTCGAAGAGCAGCAGATAGAAAGTGCAAAAAGCTGTCTTTCCTCTAATATGACCAAAGGATGTGCGATGCGTGAGAACTGCTATAAGGTTTTCATGGACTTTTTGCAGGGTACAGCAAAGCACCTTCATGACGACAAAGTATCAGACGAGATAATAAATTCATACCGGGAGCAGATGAATGAGATTCGAAAGAAGTGCACATCCGAAAACTGCGGCACGTGTTTTTCCGAGGTCTTCAGGCTATTTGAAAAGCAGCTTGACTTAATGCAGTCGCTTGGAGTATATTCAGGACCTGAGGATGAAAAATCGGCTGTGTCTGATATTTCCGAAGAGAAAATCGTGAAAGACGTCCTGGAGCCCGTATCGAATGTCCAGAGGTTCCAGATACTTAAGGCCCTCGTATCAGAAAGCCTTTCGTTTTCGGAAATTTCAAAGATGACAGGTCTTCGCGGGGGAAATCTTCTGTTTCACATAAAAAAGCTTACCGATTCCGGGATGATATTTCAGCGCTACGAAAGAAGCGACTACATAATAACCGACAAAGGTTACAGGACCTTAAAGGCTCTCTCCGGGCTTTACAAAAGTCTCAACGCAAATCATGTCACGTAA